One segment of Rhodopirellula baltica SH 1 DNA contains the following:
- a CDS encoding DUF4465 domain-containing protein, whose protein sequence is MNPFKSNRLARRHQLRLAIENLESRQLLAAGPYAPAANEVGSTAIDRESPAIVGWATGVAEYNAGDEVDAVWQDSSKALGPAEGQSGSIVSLGRSGTLTLTFDDPIRDGLGFDFAVFENSFSDTFLELGYVEVSSDGVNFVRFESDSRTDSAVPAFGSIDPTNLNNLAGKYRGGFGTPFDLQELRGSAGLDVTAITHVKLVDIFGDGSSLDGQGDPIYDPTPTVGSAGLDVDGVAVLHAKETGSATVDFESLGGTLGASNFSNQAPDGFAEDELLLNNDYDALYGSWQGWSISKATDTGTAGFSNQYSAFTGEGHDGSEAYAVGFYSEFAEAENRPTIQLDPEVGSQFDSLWITNTTYTALSMSEGDQFAKKFGGTSGTDPDFFEIDIHGLNAVGDSIGIVTVALADFRFANSADDFIVDEWVHVDLSSLQNAQALQFQVRSSDVGDFGINTPTYFAVDDVVLRRPQVALDLADTDLLESESMTGRVSRPTLDSSSPMTVSIASSDSSLVSLPAQITIPAGTDYAEFTISTINDDLAGPDRQISLTATADLQAPRIRELKVIDDDATGLAFSTNSIQLTEGESATTLTLRRNDLDISAPLAVTLSVTPESRLNYPASVSFPAGQREVPVTVSITDDAKYSPTQTTELVASADGRTDSVVAVELLDDDLRSLTATGPAASLDEANPDQTITAIIRRNDASLDDPMTVSLTNPNPSLLTLPSSIVIPSGFDSVEVTIGVLANEILNAGSNFTVVATHANATNAEFDVSVVDDEEPTFDLALLDSNGNTLDEVTEGQSVRLSVTRPGTIVDESITVTLSQSLDGRIDGPVELTIPAGTSSAEVTWIVQADQTLTGNLEWVIEASTPGYGTAKLEAVVLDSDSPSLTLTGPTELLSETNAISVGDFELLGQSLANDEFVNNAGPSGMFVDGELSIGNSFSNAFGFDSWSGFAISRGTDTTTPGFFNQYSAITGEGDRESNTYAIGFNGAETVIRRSGNSRPFESIAVTNTTYAALSMLNGDAFAKRFGGESGDDPDTFVLTIIGKNDSGESVGEIEFHLADYRAEDSSLDYVVDEWTTVDLTSIGAATELHFELASTDVGQYGMNTPGYFAIDDVKLAAASDGLPQITVQRQTLDDSESLEIGLTSDRTDVLLPETVVIPAGQSSVTVPIQLIDDLLAEGDQAVQITASASGFEPQTIVLTVEDDDSHVLTVTHDSNEALNESTSVVVDIEDAGTSLDAESFDNGSNLSGKIESGPLEFPNSYNEQFGSWSGWAASNVTDVATTGYGNQYAAYSNLDADQPGGGEASDTFLIGAGSGTSAPSVALPETLDDARFGSIAITNSTYAALSMLEGDSFAKQFGGETGDDPDYFLLTIVGLTSSGETVGTIDFYLADYRFEDNSLDYIVDEWTTIDLTSLEGASQLRFDLSSSDVGDYGMITPAYFAADNVVLDQVPTSPTSVVVHRNDADLSSSLSVTFESDDPRFAIDTPIEIPAGSDSVRVPVSILNDRMVNSDGTATLTFSADNYDIGIVGVFVQDDEIPGIEIIRLQSPAEVAEGETVDLHQVRLTERPESDVTISIEAVIDSSDASEQLSLSSSTLTFTPENWDAPQTIAASANVDFAQELDQTVQLTFEVDAGLSDSGYADVATERETFTLVDYQPSDLNLAVEEGELVLRDNRDDVVWMKNDLNDGFNLVLNSQDQTLAIGSLASATGLVTIELGGGNDQVTLDTTWFTSIDGGEGFDRLVLQPGDSVRNNNDPQEIDLADWLQNRVVGFEEFVLGASGSANPLTYQLDSERLNALLGETSPTITSIGSQNLRLTGSWQLGVPIVGDGLVRQRLVSDDIEVHVITSTPWQNAIRSEDVNANGEVTALDALTVINRLNSGESNELSPPNDPNELIGRFYDVSGDGRVSALDALKVINYLNGDAASGEPITASPDISLAPTSGEMPTPSAPSATGSSSDLRSEVFASIVDGQDLFDSTSDLPWVGSNSSELSSDRIDQLWGEQGYDSDEESASSENVDFSNSLKLLGDRA, encoded by the coding sequence GTGAACCCTTTTAAATCAAACCGCCTTGCTCGTCGGCACCAATTGCGTTTGGCGATCGAGAACCTCGAATCGCGTCAACTTCTGGCCGCCGGACCTTATGCTCCCGCCGCGAACGAAGTTGGCTCAACGGCTATTGATCGCGAATCACCTGCGATCGTTGGATGGGCCACCGGAGTCGCGGAATACAACGCGGGTGATGAAGTGGATGCTGTATGGCAGGACTCATCAAAGGCCCTCGGGCCCGCCGAAGGGCAATCGGGTAGCATCGTATCGCTGGGTCGATCTGGAACACTGACGCTGACGTTTGACGATCCCATTCGAGACGGATTGGGGTTTGACTTCGCGGTGTTTGAGAACTCGTTCTCCGACACCTTTCTCGAACTGGGCTACGTGGAGGTCTCATCGGACGGAGTCAACTTCGTTCGGTTTGAGAGCGATTCACGCACCGACTCGGCTGTCCCCGCATTTGGTTCGATTGACCCGACCAACCTGAATAATCTCGCTGGTAAATATCGTGGCGGATTCGGCACGCCGTTTGACTTGCAAGAACTTCGCGGCAGTGCTGGTCTCGATGTCACGGCCATCACGCACGTGAAGCTGGTCGACATCTTCGGCGATGGCTCATCACTCGATGGACAAGGCGATCCGATCTACGACCCGACTCCCACCGTCGGCAGTGCGGGATTGGATGTCGATGGCGTCGCGGTGTTGCACGCGAAAGAGACGGGCTCGGCGACAGTCGACTTCGAATCTTTGGGCGGCACGCTTGGTGCATCGAACTTCTCGAATCAAGCACCCGATGGTTTTGCAGAAGACGAATTACTGCTCAACAATGACTACGACGCCTTGTACGGAAGTTGGCAGGGATGGTCGATTTCCAAAGCGACGGACACCGGCACGGCTGGATTCTCTAATCAATACAGTGCCTTCACAGGCGAAGGACACGATGGATCCGAAGCTTATGCGGTTGGGTTCTATTCGGAGTTCGCCGAGGCAGAAAACCGTCCCACCATTCAATTGGATCCAGAGGTCGGATCGCAGTTTGATTCGTTGTGGATCACGAACACTACCTACACAGCTCTTTCAATGAGCGAGGGGGATCAGTTCGCGAAGAAGTTTGGTGGCACCAGCGGCACGGACCCTGACTTTTTCGAGATCGACATTCATGGACTCAATGCGGTGGGCGATTCAATCGGAATCGTGACTGTTGCCCTCGCTGATTTCCGTTTCGCGAATTCTGCCGACGATTTCATTGTGGACGAATGGGTTCATGTCGATTTGTCTTCGCTACAGAACGCTCAAGCACTTCAATTTCAAGTTCGCTCATCCGACGTCGGCGACTTCGGAATCAACACGCCAACCTACTTCGCTGTCGACGATGTGGTTCTGCGACGACCTCAAGTTGCATTGGATTTGGCAGACACGGACTTACTTGAGTCTGAATCGATGACGGGCCGCGTCTCGCGACCGACGCTGGACAGCAGTTCGCCGATGACGGTTTCGATCGCCAGCTCGGACAGCTCACTGGTTAGCCTTCCGGCTCAAATCACGATCCCAGCGGGGACCGACTACGCCGAATTCACCATCTCGACCATCAACGATGATCTGGCCGGACCGGACCGGCAGATCAGCCTGACCGCCACAGCGGACCTGCAGGCCCCACGCATTCGTGAGCTGAAAGTTATCGACGACGATGCGACGGGATTGGCATTCTCAACCAACTCCATCCAGCTAACCGAAGGCGAGTCCGCAACCACACTCACCCTTCGCCGCAACGATTTAGACATCTCGGCGCCGCTGGCCGTTACGCTTTCCGTGACACCCGAGTCACGTCTGAACTACCCCGCATCAGTGAGCTTCCCTGCTGGCCAGCGTGAGGTTCCGGTCACGGTGTCAATCACCGACGACGCAAAGTATTCGCCGACTCAGACCACTGAACTGGTCGCCAGCGCTGATGGTCGCACCGATTCGGTTGTCGCCGTCGAACTACTCGACGATGACTTGCGATCGTTGACCGCAACTGGACCTGCCGCTTCGTTAGACGAAGCCAATCCGGATCAAACCATCACCGCGATCATCCGACGCAATGACGCCTCGCTTGACGATCCGATGACAGTCTCATTGACCAATCCGAATCCAAGCTTGTTAACGCTGCCATCATCGATCGTGATTCCGTCGGGGTTTGATTCCGTCGAAGTAACGATCGGTGTTCTTGCCAATGAAATACTGAATGCCGGCAGTAACTTCACTGTTGTGGCCACTCATGCGAACGCGACAAATGCGGAGTTTGATGTCTCGGTAGTTGACGACGAAGAACCCACCTTCGATTTGGCTCTTCTCGATTCAAACGGCAACACACTCGACGAAGTCACGGAAGGTCAATCTGTGCGACTGTCCGTCACTCGCCCCGGCACAATCGTCGACGAATCCATCACTGTGACGCTCAGCCAATCGCTTGATGGGCGCATTGATGGTCCGGTCGAGCTCACCATTCCTGCAGGCACTTCGTCAGCAGAAGTGACCTGGATCGTGCAAGCCGACCAGACTCTGACGGGCAACTTGGAATGGGTCATCGAAGCAAGCACCCCGGGCTATGGAACCGCGAAATTGGAAGCGGTTGTGTTGGATTCTGATTCGCCATCACTGACGCTGACGGGGCCGACCGAATTGCTCTCGGAAACCAACGCCATATCGGTCGGCGACTTTGAGTTGCTTGGGCAATCTTTGGCAAACGATGAATTTGTCAACAACGCCGGTCCATCAGGCATGTTTGTCGATGGCGAACTTTCCATTGGAAACTCATTCAGTAACGCCTTTGGTTTCGATAGCTGGTCCGGTTTCGCGATCAGCCGTGGCACGGACACAACGACACCGGGCTTTTTCAATCAGTATTCTGCGATTACCGGCGAAGGCGATCGTGAATCGAACACTTACGCCATCGGTTTCAATGGAGCCGAAACGGTCATTCGACGCTCCGGCAACTCGCGTCCTTTTGAATCCATCGCAGTCACGAATACGACCTACGCAGCATTGTCGATGCTCAACGGCGACGCCTTTGCAAAACGCTTCGGCGGCGAGTCAGGCGACGATCCTGACACGTTCGTTTTGACGATCATTGGCAAGAATGACAGCGGCGAATCGGTCGGTGAAATCGAATTCCACCTTGCGGACTATCGAGCCGAGGACAGCTCGCTGGACTACGTCGTTGACGAATGGACCACCGTCGACTTGACTTCGATCGGAGCCGCAACCGAACTGCACTTTGAGCTGGCCTCCACTGATGTCGGCCAATACGGAATGAACACACCCGGCTACTTTGCGATTGATGACGTGAAGCTCGCAGCAGCGAGCGATGGCTTGCCCCAAATCACCGTCCAACGTCAAACGCTAGATGACAGCGAATCGCTCGAAATTGGCCTGACCTCGGATCGCACCGATGTTCTTCTTCCCGAGACCGTTGTCATTCCTGCGGGGCAGAGCAGCGTGACCGTTCCGATCCAGTTGATCGACGACTTGCTAGCCGAAGGAGACCAAGCCGTTCAAATCACAGCGTCAGCAAGCGGCTTTGAACCGCAAACCATCGTTTTGACAGTTGAAGACGACGACTCCCACGTGCTGACAGTCACCCATGATTCGAACGAAGCACTGAATGAATCGACGAGCGTCGTCGTTGATATCGAAGATGCCGGTACAAGTTTGGATGCGGAATCATTCGACAACGGCTCGAACCTTTCCGGCAAAATTGAGTCCGGACCGCTTGAGTTTCCCAACTCATACAACGAACAATTCGGTTCCTGGAGTGGTTGGGCAGCATCCAATGTGACGGACGTAGCAACGACCGGCTACGGAAACCAGTACGCTGCCTACTCCAATTTGGACGCCGACCAACCCGGCGGTGGTGAAGCTTCCGACACGTTCTTGATCGGGGCGGGCAGTGGTACTTCAGCCCCTAGCGTCGCGCTACCGGAAACCCTGGACGACGCAAGGTTTGGTTCCATCGCTATCACGAATAGCACCTACGCCGCCCTATCGATGCTGGAAGGCGACAGTTTCGCGAAGCAATTCGGCGGAGAAACTGGCGACGACCCTGACTATTTCTTGCTGACGATTGTCGGATTGACCTCATCGGGTGAGACCGTTGGTACGATCGACTTTTACCTCGCCGACTACCGCTTCGAAGACAACTCGCTGGACTACATCGTCGATGAATGGACCACCATCGATCTGACTTCGTTGGAAGGCGCCTCGCAACTGCGATTCGATCTGTCTTCGTCAGACGTCGGCGATTACGGAATGATCACTCCAGCCTACTTTGCTGCTGACAATGTCGTCCTGGATCAAGTGCCGACATCTCCGACTTCCGTTGTGGTTCACCGGAACGACGCGGACCTATCGTCATCTCTTTCGGTCACATTTGAATCCGATGATCCGCGATTCGCGATCGATACTCCGATTGAAATCCCTGCCGGGTCCGACTCGGTTCGAGTTCCTGTGTCGATCTTGAATGACCGAATGGTCAATTCGGACGGCACCGCGACTTTGACATTTTCGGCGGATAATTATGACATTGGCATCGTGGGAGTTTTCGTTCAGGATGACGAAATTCCTGGAATCGAGATCATTCGCCTGCAGTCTCCTGCGGAGGTCGCTGAAGGAGAAACGGTCGATTTGCACCAAGTGCGTCTGACAGAAAGACCGGAATCCGACGTAACGATATCGATTGAGGCTGTCATTGATTCGAGCGATGCCAGCGAGCAACTGTCGCTCAGCTCCTCAACTTTAACGTTCACCCCCGAGAACTGGGACGCTCCGCAAACAATCGCTGCTTCCGCCAACGTGGACTTTGCGCAAGAGCTGGACCAAACCGTTCAATTGACCTTCGAAGTCGATGCAGGTCTCAGTGATTCTGGCTATGCGGACGTTGCTACCGAGCGAGAAACCTTCACTCTTGTCGACTATCAGCCGTCTGACTTGAATTTGGCAGTTGAAGAAGGCGAACTCGTTTTGCGTGACAACCGTGACGATGTCGTTTGGATGAAGAACGACTTGAATGACGGGTTCAACCTCGTTCTCAATTCTCAAGACCAAACTTTGGCAATTGGTTCTCTCGCCAGTGCGACTGGATTGGTAACGATCGAACTGGGTGGCGGGAACGACCAAGTCACGCTCGATACAACTTGGTTCACTTCCATTGACGGCGGAGAAGGATTCGATCGTTTGGTCCTTCAGCCGGGGGATAGCGTTAGGAACAACAACGATCCGCAGGAAATCGACCTAGCCGACTGGTTACAAAATCGCGTGGTCGGTTTTGAGGAGTTTGTTTTGGGTGCATCTGGCTCCGCTAATCCCCTGACATACCAATTGGACTCCGAACGTCTGAATGCGTTGTTGGGAGAGACCTCTCCGACAATCACGAGCATTGGAAGTCAAAACTTGAGACTCACCGGCAGCTGGCAACTTGGAGTCCCCATCGTAGGGGACGGACTGGTTCGCCAACGTTTGGTCTCCGACGACATCGAAGTCCATGTGATCACCAGCACTCCGTGGCAAAACGCGATCCGAAGCGAGGATGTCAACGCCAATGGCGAAGTGACAGCACTCGATGCATTGACGGTCATCAACCGCCTCAACTCCGGCGAATCCAATGAGTTGTCGCCCCCCAACGATCCGAATGAGCTGATTGGTCGATTTTACGATGTCTCCGGTGATGGACGTGTGTCTGCACTGGATGCTCTAAAAGTGATCAACTATCTGAACGGTGACGCCGCGTCTGGAGAGCCAATCACCGCGTCTCCAGACATCTCGCTCGCTCCGACCAGTGGTGAAATGCCCACGCCATCTGCACCAAGTGCAACCGGATCGAGCTCTGACCTACGGAGTGAAGTGTTCGCAT